A single genomic interval of Selenobaculum gibii harbors:
- the spoIIP gene encoding stage II sporulation protein P yields the protein MKMIKYKNIMLLTVLLLLVTVDVKAENMYYNMVDDSGKIVYTTGWKVRIGDEFITEDNNRYQITSIQGQIAYVKLLEKKDVAQLSHFFVSNFADLLELQRVYAQDNKKIAIYHTHNDEAYVPSDGTESSDSGNGGIIKVGNVFSDALAKEGLEPIHVDTNHVPHDDMAYERSRRTVVQLLKQSPAAIFDIHRDATPPEAYQANINGEDITKIQLVVGKYGPTGKQIEEYALQMKAASDEQYPGLVKGIFFAKGGDYNQDLHPKSMLLEVGSHTNNREAAERGIAMFAAVVPSVIGVTSANNSNIEGKSGVGTPAAGISGSVKSIGWIILFFVIGTAVFLFLSTGSMREAKGKLSNFRRKEFANFWGKKYNKDKEK from the coding sequence ATGAAAATGATTAAATATAAAAATATTATGCTTTTAACGGTTTTGCTTCTTTTAGTTACAGTAGATGTAAAAGCGGAAAATATGTATTATAACATGGTGGACGATAGTGGGAAAATCGTTTATACAACTGGATGGAAAGTTCGTATTGGTGATGAATTTATTACCGAAGATAATAATAGATATCAAATTACATCTATTCAAGGGCAAATTGCATATGTGAAATTATTGGAAAAGAAAGATGTTGCACAATTAAGTCATTTTTTTGTTTCAAATTTTGCTGATTTACTAGAATTGCAGCGTGTTTATGCGCAAGATAATAAAAAAATTGCGATTTACCATACGCATAATGATGAAGCTTATGTTCCTAGTGATGGGACAGAAAGTTCAGATAGTGGGAATGGAGGGATTATCAAGGTAGGAAATGTATTTTCAGATGCTTTAGCTAAGGAAGGATTAGAGCCTATACATGTGGATACAAATCATGTACCGCATGATGATATGGCATATGAAAGATCCAGGCGCACAGTCGTTCAATTATTAAAGCAAAGTCCGGCAGCGATTTTTGACATTCATCGTGATGCTACACCACCGGAAGCATATCAGGCGAATATCAATGGCGAGGATATAACAAAAATACAATTGGTTGTAGGAAAATATGGACCAACAGGGAAGCAAATTGAAGAATATGCACTTCAAATGAAGGCAGCCTCTGATGAACAATATCCTGGATTAGTTAAAGGAATCTTTTTTGCTAAAGGTGGAGACTACAATCAAGATTTACATCCTAAATCTATGTTGCTTGAAGTTGGCTCTCATACCAATAATCGTGAAGCAGCTGAACGTGGGATTGCTATGTTTGCTGCAGTTGTTCCAAGTGTAATTGGTGTAACTTCAGCTAATAATAGTAATATTGAAGGGAAAAGTGGCGTTGGAACACCAGCAGCAGGAATATCGGGTTCAGTTAAATCTATTGGTTGGATTATTTTATTTTTTGTTATAGGTACGGCGGTGTT
- a CDS encoding DUF1614 domain-containing protein: protein MNFPIGMIALLVIGVLIYFGVAQRLLDRMRLNDRQAVIFIILMIMGSFLEFPLFQGGRIQVSVNVGGAVLPFLLSVWLIFTSDRGIEKIRAIGASIMVALFIFLGSKYFPFEPETMFMDPKIIYGVGAGLIAYLIGRSRRSAFIGGVLGVILSDVVHLITLLRNNIVGTSALGGAGAFDVTIIAGLIAVMTAELVGETREKLQGGHRANNRIHKIQPMYEFSDELTELEQKEKADVVSIDQKRKTSSKLKEQGRRNNEND from the coding sequence ATGAATTTTCCAATAGGTATGATTGCTTTACTAGTTATTGGAGTTTTAATTTATTTTGGTGTTGCGCAACGGCTTTTAGATAGAATGCGATTAAATGATCGACAAGCGGTTATTTTTATCATTCTGATGATCATGGGGAGTTTTTTAGAATTTCCACTTTTTCAAGGAGGGAGAATTCAAGTTTCTGTAAATGTAGGTGGGGCAGTATTGCCATTTTTATTGTCGGTATGGTTAATTTTTACTTCTGATCGTGGGATTGAAAAGATTCGTGCAATTGGTGCATCAATTATGGTTGCTTTATTTATTTTTTTAGGATCTAAATATTTTCCGTTTGAACCAGAAACCATGTTTATGGACCCTAAAATTATTTATGGAGTTGGTGCTGGTTTAATTGCGTATTTAATCGGAAGATCGAGACGAAGTGCTTTTATTGGTGGGGTTTTAGGTGTGATTTTAAGTGATGTTGTACACTTAATTACGTTATTAAGAAATAATATTGTTGGTACAAGCGCATTAGGTGGAGCAGGAGCTTTTGATGTCACAATTATTGCAGGTTTAATTGCTGTAATGACTGCTGAGCTAGTGGGAGAAACAAGAGAAAAATTACAAGGTGGACACAGGGCTAATAACCGGATTCATAAAATCCAACCGATGTATGAGTTTAGTGATGAACTAACTGAATTAGAGCAAAAAGAAAAGGCTGACGTTGTATCTATTGACCAAAAACGAAAAACTTCTTCAAAGTTAAAAGAGCAAGGGAGAAGGAATAATGAAAATGATTAA
- a CDS encoding bifunctional 4-hydroxy-3-methylbut-2-enyl diphosphate reductase/30S ribosomal protein S1, whose translation MKVILAKHHGFCYGVKRAVKIAQDSVSLEGKAYTLGPIIHNPQMVEKLANEGVGMVHSLDDIRQGTVIVRSHGVGPKVYEQAEEKGLTLVDATCPHVKKAQMAAYELSEAGYQVIIVGEKSHPEVKSIFEWSKNRAIIIEHEAELNDIVFFNKVGVVAQTTFSGEEFQKIVDSLIERVENVKVERTICNATEKRQEAAVELANQVDMMIVIGGKNSANTTRLAELCLKKNKHTYHIETVNEINDNWFNKGINTIGITAGASTPDWLIEEVYHKMNQMENFLGDDLKEIQQGDIVQGKIISIYNNEVFVDIGYKSEGIIPINELAFPQPENIEDIIKIGDKIDVFVVEVDGKNGLLLSKIRADKVVAWDKIKDAMLNKTVLELKVLEAVKAGLVLSVFGLRGFVPASQIDLHYIEDLTQYVGNAYSFIIIEVDKDKQKVILSRRSLLEIEKAKKENELFDSLAINQILEGSVKRFVKYGAFIDIGGFDGLLHISDMAWHRVKDPAEIMSIGDIVKVMVTKIDKEAKRISLSLKDIVRDPWLDKVDLIKEGMIVQGKVTKLMDFGAFVKFNGALEGLVRLNELTEKRIHKAEEVVNIGDDLKVKVIQIDRKNKRIGLSLLQVKQDAEREEFKKYIQHQEAVNDTLGDKFGHLFKNFSD comes from the coding sequence ATGAAAGTAATATTAGCGAAACATCATGGCTTTTGCTATGGCGTAAAAAGAGCAGTAAAAATAGCGCAAGATAGTGTTAGTTTAGAAGGAAAAGCGTATACGTTAGGACCAATTATCCATAATCCTCAAATGGTTGAAAAATTAGCGAATGAAGGAGTAGGAATGGTTCACTCCCTTGATGATATAAGACAAGGAACTGTTATTGTTCGCTCGCATGGTGTAGGACCAAAGGTTTATGAACAAGCTGAGGAGAAGGGGCTAACTTTAGTAGATGCAACTTGTCCACATGTAAAAAAGGCACAGATGGCGGCATATGAGTTGTCGGAAGCAGGCTATCAGGTGATTATTGTTGGTGAAAAATCACATCCGGAAGTGAAAAGTATTTTTGAGTGGTCTAAAAATCGAGCTATTATTATTGAACATGAAGCCGAGTTAAATGATATAGTTTTCTTTAATAAGGTTGGGGTTGTGGCACAAACTACTTTTTCAGGCGAAGAATTTCAGAAAATAGTGGATTCTTTAATTGAAAGAGTAGAAAATGTAAAAGTTGAGCGCACAATTTGTAATGCTACTGAAAAGAGGCAAGAGGCTGCAGTGGAGTTAGCTAATCAAGTCGATATGATGATTGTTATTGGAGGAAAAAATAGTGCGAACACTACAAGATTAGCAGAACTTTGTTTGAAAAAAAACAAACATACGTATCATATAGAAACAGTAAATGAAATAAATGATAATTGGTTTAATAAAGGCATAAATACAATAGGAATAACAGCTGGAGCATCAACACCAGATTGGTTGATAGAGGAGGTTTATCATAAAATGAATCAAATGGAAAACTTTTTAGGTGACGATTTAAAGGAAATACAACAAGGTGATATTGTACAAGGCAAAATAATTAGTATATACAATAATGAAGTATTTGTTGATATTGGCTATAAATCAGAAGGGATTATACCAATCAATGAATTAGCATTTCCACAACCGGAAAATATTGAAGATATCATAAAAATAGGTGATAAAATTGATGTATTTGTAGTAGAGGTTGATGGAAAAAATGGATTGCTTTTATCAAAGATTAGAGCAGATAAGGTTGTTGCATGGGATAAAATAAAAGATGCTATGTTAAATAAAACCGTGTTAGAGTTGAAAGTTTTAGAAGCAGTGAAAGCGGGATTAGTTTTATCTGTTTTTGGGCTTAGAGGATTTGTCCCAGCATCGCAAATTGATTTGCATTATATTGAAGATTTGACTCAATATGTAGGAAATGCATACAGCTTTATTATAATTGAAGTTGATAAAGATAAACAAAAAGTTATTTTATCTAGACGTTCTTTATTAGAAATTGAGAAAGCAAAAAAGGAAAATGAGCTTTTCGATTCTTTAGCTATAAATCAGATTCTTGAGGGTTCTGTAAAACGCTTTGTAAAATATGGTGCTTTTATTGATATTGGTGGATTTGATGGATTGCTTCATATTTCGGATATGGCTTGGCATCGGGTAAAAGATCCAGCGGAAATTATGAGTATTGGTGATATCGTAAAAGTAATGGTTACAAAAATAGACAAAGAAGCAAAAAGGATATCTTTAAGTTTAAAAGATATAGTTAGAGATCCTTGGCTTGATAAAGTTGATTTAATTAAAGAAGGTATGATTGTTCAAGGAAAGGTTACTAAATTAATGGATTTTGGAGCTTTTGTCAAATTTAATGGAGCTTTGGAAGGTTTAGTTCGTTTAAATGAATTGACTGAGAAACGTATACATAAAGCAGAAGAAGTCGTTAATATTGGAGATGATTTGAAGGTAAAAGTAATCCAAATTGATAGAAAAAATAAGCGGATAGGATTAAGTTTATTACAAGTGAAACAAGATGCTGAGCGGGAAGAGTTTAAAAAATATATTCAACATCAAGAGGCTGTAAATGATACATTAGGAGATAAATTTGGACATCTTTTCAAGAATTTTTCTGATTAA
- a CDS encoding lysophospholipid acyltransferase family protein translates to MYKFLKSLFKFIFNVIFRCKISGIENIPTHGGVIIAANHLSLWDPPLAATYVPRYVHFMAKEELFKIPLLGTIIKKLYAFPVKRGAADRSAIRNSIQLLKDGECLGLFPEGTRSKNGNIGKAEPGVALIAIKAGVPVIPTAVIGTNKIFGPFEVKYGKAITFEGEQADKVQLQKFSEEIMEEIMNLIKC, encoded by the coding sequence ATGTATAAGTTTTTAAAAAGTTTATTTAAGTTTATATTTAATGTAATTTTTCGCTGTAAAATATCTGGGATAGAAAATATTCCAACTCATGGAGGAGTTATTATTGCGGCAAACCATTTGAGTTTATGGGATCCTCCTTTAGCTGCAACCTATGTACCTAGATATGTACATTTTATGGCAAAAGAAGAATTGTTTAAAATTCCTTTATTGGGAACTATAATAAAAAAATTATATGCTTTTCCTGTTAAACGAGGTGCAGCAGATCGTTCTGCGATTAGGAACTCTATTCAACTATTGAAAGATGGAGAATGTTTAGGATTATTCCCAGAAGGCACGCGTAGTAAAAATGGGAATATCGGTAAAGCTGAGCCCGGGGTTGCATTAATCGCAATTAAAGCTGGGGTTCCGGTTATTCCAACTGCTGTAATTGGGACAAATAAAATTTTTGGGCCTTTTGAGGTTAAATATGGGAAAGCAATTACCTTTGAAGGTGAGCAAGCTGATAAGGTGCAACTACAAAAATTTTCAGAAGAAATTATGGAGGAAATTATGAATTTAATTAAATGTTAA
- the cmk gene encoding (d)CMP kinase, with protein sequence MNKKKLVIAMDGPAGAGKSTVARLVAKKMNYTYIDTGSMYRAVAWKVLKEDKGASKTAILDVLKNIQLQLKYGNDKVLVFMDEFDITEQIRTPEVTGLVSKVAQIGEVRAKMVNLQQNMALNGGVVMDGRDICTHVLPNAEIKVFLTASIEERAMRRWKELKNKGYEIGLKELQLEIAARDKADSEREISPLIQAKDAVLIDTTNMSIHEAVDSIIKLCERA encoded by the coding sequence ATGAATAAGAAGAAATTAGTAATCGCAATGGATGGGCCGGCAGGGGCAGGAAAGAGTACCGTAGCACGATTAGTTGCAAAAAAGATGAATTATACATATATCGATACTGGTTCTATGTATCGAGCTGTAGCTTGGAAAGTTTTAAAAGAAGATAAAGGAGCGTCTAAGACTGCAATCTTAGACGTGTTAAAAAATATTCAGCTACAATTAAAATATGGGAACGATAAAGTTTTAGTGTTTATGGATGAATTTGATATTACAGAACAAATACGCACGCCGGAGGTCACTGGATTGGTATCAAAAGTGGCACAAATAGGTGAAGTTAGAGCTAAAATGGTAAATTTACAACAGAATATGGCGCTTAATGGTGGCGTAGTCATGGATGGTAGAGATATTTGTACGCATGTATTACCAAATGCTGAAATAAAAGTTTTTTTAACCGCTTCGATTGAAGAACGTGCAATGAGGCGTTGGAAAGAGTTGAAGAATAAGGGATATGAGATTGGATTAAAGGAGCTGCAGCTAGAAATAGCTGCGCGAGATAAAGCTGATAGTGAACGGGAAATATCTCCACTTATTCAGGCAAAAGATGCAGTTTTAATTGATACGACGAATATGAGCATTCATGAAGCTGTAGATTCTATAATAAAATTATGTGAAAGGGCATAA
- the aroA gene encoding 3-phosphoshikimate 1-carboxyvinyltransferase, protein MKDIMKIIAGQGLKGDFFIPGDKSISHRSVMFSALGDKPVRIKNFLNSQDCLSTVKCIQALGVKVDFINENEIVIYGKGIHGLTEPSDVLDAGNSGTTLRLMMGILAAQPFFSTFTGDQSLRKRPMRRVINPLSEMKAKLVSREDSKYLPLAIIPVDKLQAINYAMPMASAQVKSAILLAGMYAEGETIVTEPYTSRDHTERMFETFGVKLRKFGTSIGIKKVDKFVSPEEIVVPGDISSAAFWLVAASIIPNSKLIIRNIGINPTRTGILDVLKDMGANIEIVNEKWSGKEPVADFIVRSAELKGVTFGAEIMPRLIDEIPILTVAAMFAEGDTIISGAGELRVKETDRLAAIEAEFTKMGAKIQATDDGLIIHGKAALKEAECYSYHDHRIAMALAIAGMAAHGVTIQSPHCVDISYPNFYTVLNELKK, encoded by the coding sequence ATGAAAGATATAATGAAAATTATAGCGGGACAAGGATTAAAAGGAGATTTTTTCATTCCAGGAGATAAGTCTATTTCTCATCGCAGTGTTATGTTTTCTGCACTTGGAGATAAACCGGTAAGAATTAAAAATTTTTTGAACTCCCAAGATTGCTTATCTACAGTGAAATGTATACAAGCGTTAGGGGTTAAGGTTGATTTTATTAATGAAAATGAAATTGTCATTTATGGGAAAGGTATTCATGGATTAACAGAGCCATCAGATGTTTTAGATGCCGGAAATTCAGGGACTACATTACGTTTAATGATGGGAATTTTAGCCGCACAACCTTTCTTTTCAACATTTACTGGGGATCAATCGTTAAGAAAACGCCCTATGCGTAGGGTAATTAATCCTTTAAGTGAAATGAAAGCAAAGCTTGTTTCTCGCGAAGATTCTAAATACTTGCCACTTGCAATTATTCCTGTGGATAAGCTTCAAGCAATTAACTATGCTATGCCCATGGCAAGTGCACAAGTGAAATCGGCTATTTTATTAGCTGGTATGTATGCTGAGGGAGAAACGATTGTTACTGAACCTTATACTTCACGAGATCATACAGAAAGAATGTTTGAAACGTTTGGAGTTAAATTAAGAAAGTTTGGTACGTCTATAGGAATTAAAAAAGTAGATAAATTTGTGTCTCCAGAGGAAATTGTCGTTCCAGGGGATATAAGTTCAGCGGCTTTTTGGCTGGTAGCAGCTTCAATTATACCTAATAGTAAATTGATCATTCGTAACATTGGAATTAATCCTACAAGAACAGGTATTTTAGATGTTTTAAAAGATATGGGAGCTAATATTGAGATAGTAAACGAAAAGTGGAGTGGAAAAGAACCAGTTGCAGATTTTATCGTAAGATCAGCAGAATTAAAAGGTGTCACTTTTGGTGCAGAAATTATGCCAAGGCTAATTGACGAAATTCCAATTCTTACTGTTGCGGCAATGTTTGCTGAAGGTGATACAATTATTTCTGGTGCTGGAGAGTTGAGAGTGAAGGAAACGGATCGATTAGCAGCAATTGAGGCAGAATTCACGAAAATGGGAGCAAAGATCCAGGCTACTGACGACGGATTAATTATTCATGGAAAGGCAGCTTTAAAAGAAGCAGAGTGCTACTCTTATCATGATCATCGTATTGCAATGGCATTGGCAATCGCAGGCATGGCTGCACATGGTGTTACAATTCAGTCTCCGCATTGTGTGGATATATCTTATCCTAATTTTTATACTGTTTTAAATGAGCTAAAAAAGTAA
- a CDS encoding BaiN/RdsA family NAD(P)/FAD-dependent oxidoreductase — MKKVIVIGGGAAGLIAAIYAARSGANVTVLEKMKRVGKKLLITGKGRCNITNTASKQEYIKNMIGNGSFLYSAFSQYSNEDVVDFFHQLDVPTKVERGGRVFPVSDKAADVVNALVHEANRLGVEIITDQAVSKIQSADGKITGVKSISGGIYPVDAVILATGGASYPGTGSTGDGYTLVKELGHSIIKIHPSLVPLETEDEWVKDAQGLSLKNIRATILVNGIKAGEDFGEMLFTHYGVSGPIILSLSRLVAENLNKDNFIELVINLKPALTEEVLNKRIQRDFDKFIRKQIKNSLGELLPAKLIPVIMDLAYLDPEKPINQVTKEERQRLIETIMGLTLTIKGTRPVSEAIVTAGGINIKEINPRTMESKIIQGLYFAGEVIDIDGLTGGYNLQAAFSTGYVAGFYAAD; from the coding sequence ATGAAAAAAGTAATTGTAATTGGTGGCGGTGCAGCTGGTTTAATTGCCGCGATTTATGCAGCACGATCTGGGGCAAACGTTACAGTTTTAGAGAAGATGAAGCGAGTAGGTAAGAAATTATTGATTACTGGAAAAGGGCGTTGCAATATTACGAACACAGCAAGTAAGCAAGAGTATATAAAAAATATGATTGGAAATGGAAGTTTTTTGTATAGCGCATTTAGCCAGTATAGCAATGAAGATGTTGTAGATTTTTTTCATCAATTGGATGTCCCAACAAAAGTAGAACGGGGCGGCAGGGTGTTTCCCGTTAGTGATAAAGCGGCAGATGTTGTAAATGCTCTAGTGCATGAGGCAAATCGCTTAGGTGTTGAAATTATTACTGATCAGGCTGTGAGTAAAATTCAAAGCGCGGATGGAAAAATAACTGGGGTTAAAAGTATAAGTGGGGGAATATATCCTGTCGATGCAGTTATTTTAGCTACAGGTGGAGCTTCGTATCCTGGAACAGGGTCGACTGGAGATGGGTACACCTTAGTAAAAGAATTAGGACATAGTATTATAAAAATTCATCCTTCTTTGGTTCCATTAGAAACTGAAGATGAGTGGGTAAAAGATGCGCAGGGTTTGTCGTTAAAAAATATAAGGGCGACCATATTAGTGAATGGGATTAAAGCTGGAGAAGATTTTGGGGAGATGTTATTCACTCATTATGGGGTATCTGGTCCGATTATTTTATCTTTAAGTAGGTTAGTTGCGGAAAATTTGAATAAAGATAATTTTATTGAGCTGGTTATTAATTTAAAACCAGCATTAACGGAAGAAGTATTAAATAAACGGATTCAGCGAGACTTTGATAAGTTTATTCGTAAGCAGATAAAGAATTCTTTAGGAGAATTGCTTCCGGCAAAATTAATTCCTGTCATTATGGATTTAGCTTATCTTGATCCTGAAAAACCGATAAATCAGGTGACAAAAGAAGAACGTCAACGTTTAATTGAAACGATTATGGGATTGACCTTAACAATCAAAGGAACTCGGCCGGTAAGTGAGGCGATTGTAACGGCTGGCGGGATAAATATCAAAGAAATAAATCCTCGAACGATGGAATCTAAAATAATCCAAGGGTTATATTTTGCTGGAGAAGTAATTGATATTGATGGCTTAACTGGAGGCTATAATCTACAGGCCGCATTTTCAACGGGCTACGTTGCGGGATTTTATGCAGCCGATTAG